ttcCGAAGCAAAAATCTAGAAAGGTTTTCATAGTTGTAAACCCCTCAGCCTTGACCTTatgaactatacacacacacacacacacacacacacacacacacatatatatatatatatatatatatatatatatatatatatatatatatatatatatatatatatttatatatatatatacatatatatatatatatatatatatgtgtgtgtgtgtgtgtgtgtgtgtgtgtgtgtgtgtgtgtgtgtgtgtgtgtgtgtgtgtgtttatgtatatgtatatatatatgtgtgtatatatgtatatatatatatatatatatatatatatatatatacatatgtgtgtacatatatgtttatatatgtacatacatacatacatacctatatatatatatgtatatatatatacatatatatacatgaatatatgtgtttttatatatatatatatatatatatatatatatatatatatatatatatagacacacacacacacacacacacacacacacacacacacacacacacacacacacacacacacacacacacatacacacacacacacacacacacacacacacacacgcacacacacacacacacacacacacacacacacacacacacacacacacacacacacacacacacacacacacacacacacacacacatacaccactaCTCGAGGCAGAAAGTAGGTGAGGTCGTTCACCTTTGGTCTCGAGCAAGAGAGAGGTGACAAGCGGCCGCGTCCGATGCTGCTGAAGGCTCGAGGAGGAGGTGCAAGCTCAAGGAAGACTAGACTCAAGGGGGAAGCTGAAGGGACAGCCTTTGATCGGCCGGGGTTCTCGCGTGACAGGATGTGCAATTGCAAGGAAAGTAACGTGTCTGTAGTTCACACTGTACATGTATACTTTAAAGTGTCTGTAGTTCACACTGTACATGTATACTTTAACGTGTCTGTAGTTCACACTGCACATGTATACTTTCACGTGTATGTAGTtcatactgtacatgtatactttAACGTGTATGTAGTTCACACTGTACATGTATACTTTAACGTGTATGTAGTTCACACTGTACATGTATGTTTTAACGTGTATGTAGttcacaatgtatatgtatactttaacGTGTATGTAGTTCACACTGTACATGTATACTTTAACGTGTATGTAGTTCACACTGTACATGTATACTTTCACGTGTCTTTAGTTCACACTGTACATGTATACTTTAACGTGTATGTAGTTCACACTGTACATGTATACTTTAACGTGTATGTAGTTCACACTGTACATGTATACTTTCACGTGTCTGTAGTTCACACTGTGCATGTGTACTTTAACGGTTATGTAGTTCACACTGTACATGTATAGTTTAACGTGTATGTAGTTCACACTGTACATGTATACTTTAACGGGTATGTAGTTTACACTGTACATGTATACTCTAACGTGTCTGTAGTTCACACTGTACATGTATACTTTAATGTGTATGTAGTTCACACTGTACATGTATACTTTAACGGGTATGTAGTTCACACTGTACATGTATACTTTCACGTGTATGTAGTTCACACTGTACATGTATACTTTAACGTGTATGTAGTTCACACCGTACATGTATACTTTAACGTGTATGTAGTTCACACTGTACATGTATACTTTCACGTGTATGAAGTTCACACTGTACATGTATACTTTCACGTGTCTTTAGTAcacactgtacatgtatattttaacGTATGTAGTTCACACTGTACATGTATACTTTCACGTGTATGTAGTTCACACTGTACATGTATACTTTAACGTGTATGTAGTTCACACTGTACATGTATACTTGAACGTGTCTGTAGTTCACACTATACATGTATTTTTCAACGTGTATTTAGTTCACACTATACATGTATACTCTAACGTGTGTGTAGTTCACACTGTACATGTATACTTTAACGTGTCTGTAGTTCACACTGTACATGTATACTCTAACGTGTGTGTAGTTCACACTATACATGTATTTTTCAACGTGTATTTAGTTAACACTATACATGTATTTTTCAACGTGTATGTAGTTCACACTGTACATGTA
The DNA window shown above is from Penaeus vannamei isolate JL-2024 chromosome 12, ASM4276789v1, whole genome shotgun sequence and carries:
- the LOC138863461 gene encoding dynein heavy chain-like, which produces MYSVNFIHVKVYMYSVNYIHVKVYMYGVNYIHVKVYMYSVNYIHVKVYMYSVNYIPVKVYMYSVNYIHIKVYMYSVNYRHVRVYMYSVNYIPVKVYMYSVNYIHVKLYMYSVNYITVKVHMHSVNYRHVKVYMYSVNYIHVKVYMYSVNYIHVKVYMYSVN